The proteins below come from a single Candidatus Binatota bacterium genomic window:
- a CDS encoding sulfotransferase, whose translation MDVARLVESSITHTGLDDFGGDSFREGLDVLAKSLSEEAELGDVGRMVALGHLRRLLSSRLRVEDCYRQNPEIELEETPAPIFILGLPRTGTTALSTRLARDPDTRSLLTWESMHPTPPPEAATRDTDPRIERARSEQELMYSAFPEMKKMYDASPTDPTECQDLLGMEFKTYHFSGQYWAPGYAEWVIDQDMTSAYRYHQRTLKLLQWHCPPNRWHLKTPVHMLSLEALNEVYPDARFIMTHRDPAAVLGSVCALIQVTRSMASDKRDPKRIGNEQIEFWPLALERAMAFRERIGEDRFADVFFTEQLEDPVGVVASAYQKLGLAFIGRVRDEMSAWAQTHQRGRHGSYTYSLEDYGLNPGHVRERFRSYIDRFVVEMEDIR comes from the coding sequence ATGGACGTCGCGCGGTTAGTCGAAAGTTCGATCACTCATACCGGGCTCGATGACTTCGGCGGAGACTCCTTCCGGGAAGGACTCGACGTTCTGGCAAAATCGCTGTCGGAAGAGGCGGAACTCGGCGACGTAGGTCGCATGGTCGCCCTCGGCCACCTGCGCCGGTTGCTGTCCAGCCGACTCCGCGTCGAGGACTGCTACCGACAAAATCCGGAAATAGAACTGGAGGAAACGCCGGCACCAATATTCATCCTTGGCCTGCCGCGCACCGGCACGACCGCCTTGTCAACAAGACTCGCGCGCGACCCTGACACGCGCTCCTTGCTCACATGGGAGTCGATGCACCCTACCCCGCCACCCGAGGCCGCCACGCGCGACACCGACCCGCGCATCGAACGCGCCCGCTCCGAACAGGAGCTGATGTACTCCGCGTTCCCCGAAATGAAGAAAATGTACGACGCGTCACCGACCGACCCGACCGAATGCCAGGACCTGCTGGGCATGGAATTCAAGACATACCACTTCTCGGGACAGTACTGGGCCCCGGGCTACGCCGAGTGGGTAATAGACCAGGACATGACCAGCGCGTACCGTTACCACCAACGCACCCTGAAACTCCTGCAGTGGCATTGCCCGCCAAACCGGTGGCACCTTAAAACCCCGGTACACATGCTGTCACTTGAAGCGCTCAACGAGGTCTACCCTGACGCTCGTTTCATAATGACGCACCGGGATCCGGCTGCAGTACTTGGCTCAGTGTGTGCGCTTATACAAGTCACGCGCAGCATGGCCAGCGACAAGCGGGATCCCAAGCGGATAGGCAACGAACAAATCGAGTTCTGGCCGCTTGCGCTGGAACGCGCGATGGCGTTTCGCGAGCGCATAGGAGAGGACCGGTTCGCCGACGTGTTTTTCACCGAGCAGCTCGAAGATCCCGTCGGGGTGGTAGCCAGTGCGTACCAGAAACTTGGCCTTGCCTTCATCGGACGGGTCCGCGACGAAATGTCCGCGTGGGCGCAAACACACCAACGGGGACGTCACGGTAGCTACACCTACTCGCTTGAAGACTACGGGCTGAACCCGGGGCACGTGCGCGAACGCTTCAGGTCTTACATTGACCGCTTCGTCGTGGAAATGGAGGACATACGATGA
- the hspQ gene encoding heat shock protein HspQ, which yields MPDTVARFRLGEVVRHRIFPFRGVIFDVDPEFANSEEWWQSIPEDMRPRKDQPYYHLLAENEDGPYMAYVSEQNLLNDAEHGPVGHPGIDMMFGALENGVYEPRATLN from the coding sequence ATGCCCGACACCGTAGCAAGGTTCAGACTGGGAGAAGTGGTACGCCACCGGATTTTCCCGTTCAGGGGGGTCATTTTTGACGTCGACCCCGAGTTCGCCAACAGCGAGGAGTGGTGGCAGTCGATCCCCGAGGACATGCGCCCGCGCAAAGACCAGCCCTACTACCACCTGCTGGCCGAGAACGAAGACGGACCATACATGGCTTACGTCTCGGAGCAGAACCTGCTCAACGACGCCGAGCACGGACCAGTGGGGCACCCCGGCATAGACATGATGTTCGGTGCCCTCGAGAACGGAGTCTACGAACCCCGCGCCACCCTCAACTGA
- a CDS encoding DUF1214 domain-containing protein produces the protein MSEQKKPQTPSGWPGMVRRAVRRAPSTDPAIANGDAWKEMLAELERAGSFVVGKGAPENQLDQAEGWLHLASLLRMGAGEMMVTVDPDRPRFEWNDGTGKWGLDCSDALYAQTSVRAGNVYRVRGRRGSVHFLGIQLVARMRAVVDIDADDLEIDDDGIFDIQLGGDNPGGGNWVELPEDATAIIVRQFFYDWDNEEPATLTIDRIDGGASRSPTTVSPGATAAQLRAVGRFVHDNTQWWVQATLGKQGEHLNTFPDDQGGLGNVAAASQKYQAFGIGYFRLADDEALLVEVTPPAARYWSLHLGNYWMESLDFANYQSSLNGHQAVIDSDGVFRAVISARDPGIPNWLDPAGHTEGSMVYRWNQADQAPIPATRVVPFESVRGLLPANTPEVTPDQREASIERRRVHVRRRYARPL, from the coding sequence ATGAGCGAGCAAAAAAAGCCGCAGACGCCGAGTGGCTGGCCGGGCATGGTTCGACGGGCTGTTCGGCGAGCACCTTCAACAGACCCGGCCATAGCCAACGGAGACGCGTGGAAAGAAATGCTGGCCGAGCTTGAGCGTGCCGGGAGCTTCGTGGTGGGAAAGGGTGCACCCGAAAACCAGCTGGACCAGGCCGAGGGCTGGCTCCATCTCGCCTCGCTCCTGCGCATGGGCGCGGGCGAAATGATGGTCACCGTGGATCCGGACAGGCCGCGCTTCGAATGGAACGATGGCACGGGCAAGTGGGGGCTGGATTGCTCAGACGCGCTGTACGCGCAGACGTCTGTCCGGGCCGGTAACGTGTACCGTGTACGTGGACGACGCGGCAGTGTCCACTTCCTGGGCATTCAGTTGGTCGCCCGCATGCGCGCGGTCGTCGATATCGACGCCGATGACCTGGAGATAGACGACGACGGAATTTTTGATATCCAGCTGGGTGGAGACAATCCCGGCGGGGGAAACTGGGTGGAACTCCCCGAAGACGCTACCGCCATTATCGTGCGCCAGTTCTTTTACGACTGGGACAACGAGGAGCCCGCAACTTTAACCATCGACAGGATCGACGGCGGCGCCTCGCGATCCCCGACCACGGTCAGCCCGGGGGCTACGGCAGCCCAGCTTCGGGCGGTCGGGCGATTCGTCCACGACAACACACAGTGGTGGGTACAGGCAACTCTGGGCAAACAGGGCGAACACTTGAACACATTTCCCGACGACCAGGGAGGACTGGGAAACGTGGCGGCAGCCTCCCAGAAATACCAGGCCTTCGGCATCGGGTACTTCCGCCTGGCCGATGATGAAGCCCTCCTGGTGGAGGTAACGCCACCCGCCGCGAGGTACTGGAGCCTGCACCTGGGCAACTACTGGATGGAGTCGCTGGACTTTGCCAACTACCAGTCGAGCCTGAACGGCCACCAGGCAGTTATTGACTCGGACGGGGTTTTTCGCGCCGTCATTTCCGCCAGGGACCCCGGTATTCCCAACTGGCTGGATCCGGCCGGTCACACCGAGGGCTCCATGGTTTACCGATGGAACCAGGCGGACCAGGCCCCGATACCCGCGACGCGGGTTGTGCCCTTCGAATCAGTACGCGGGTTGCTGCCTGCCAACACGCCCGAAGTAACGCCCGACCAACGCGAAGCCTCTATCGAGCGCCGAAGAGTTCACGTCAGGCGCCGTTACGCGCGACCGCTGTAA
- a CDS encoding SDR family oxidoreductase has protein sequence MDLGLSNATALVTGGTQGMGRATAEFFARDGARVAVFARSSDGLAETEKALRRLGSPDAVGIQVDVTNPASVREGFSTISERWGSLNAFVNTIGPGVTGSIDELTEEQWKESFELGTMSAVRCVREALPLLRKADWARIVFVSAHSTKRQTPSLVSYTAAKSALTSISKNLSRTLAPDGILVNTVSPGTFLTGGVRRWLEGMAVERGVDPNSLEDLNRIIAEDFGEPCDLGRAGLPDEIGAVIAFLSSRTNSYMTGANVNVDGGSDFA, from the coding sequence TTGGACCTGGGACTTTCAAACGCGACCGCGCTGGTAACCGGAGGAACGCAGGGCATGGGACGCGCGACCGCGGAGTTCTTCGCCCGCGATGGCGCGCGCGTGGCGGTGTTTGCCCGTAGCAGTGACGGGCTTGCAGAAACCGAGAAGGCGCTGCGCCGCCTCGGCAGCCCGGACGCCGTCGGTATCCAGGTCGACGTTACCAATCCAGCCTCGGTACGGGAGGGGTTCTCTACAATCTCCGAACGCTGGGGATCCCTGAACGCATTCGTGAATACCATCGGCCCGGGTGTCACTGGATCAATAGACGAACTTACTGAGGAACAGTGGAAAGAGAGTTTCGAGCTCGGCACCATGTCGGCGGTGCGCTGCGTACGCGAAGCGTTACCTCTACTTCGTAAAGCCGACTGGGCTCGCATTGTATTCGTGTCGGCACATTCGACCAAGCGCCAGACTCCCTCGCTTGTCAGCTACACCGCGGCCAAGAGCGCGCTGACCAGTATCAGCAAGAACCTGTCGCGCACGCTTGCCCCCGATGGAATCCTGGTCAACACCGTCTCGCCGGGCACCTTCCTGACCGGCGGGGTGCGTCGCTGGCTGGAGGGTATGGCCGTGGAACGCGGGGTGGACCCGAACAGCCTGGAGGATCTCAACCGCATAATCGCCGAGGATTTCGGCGAACCCTGCGACCTCGGCCGGGCGGGGCTCCCGGACGAAATTGGCGCCGTGATCGCCTTTCTCTCCTCCAGGACCAACTCGTATATGACCGGTGCCAACGTGAACGTCGACGGGGGCTCGGATTTCGCCTGA